One Clupea harengus chromosome 11, Ch_v2.0.2, whole genome shotgun sequence DNA window includes the following coding sequences:
- the LOC105901620 gene encoding vascular endothelial growth factor receptor kdr-like isoform X2 yields MFLCFRDTFSKNGQPTLVPKPDSSAPIGTARRMSRNDITRINRLYKCNETDETDVLSVRLAIQSTAIEGESVILQCSGAGGNQNGVTWRKDGLVLTQGPRITVAEGLLEISPLEQGDEGDYSCTLATEATAETATATLTVYYKCLTLGGLIGIVIACFIVLGALCISIWLLVTQRR; encoded by the exons ATGTTCTTGTGTTTCAGAGATACTTTTTCCAAGAACGGACAGCCAACCCTGGTGCCCAAACCCGATTCCAGCGCTCCCATAGGGACAGCTCGAAGAATGAGCAGGAATGACATCACCCGAATCAACAGGCTTTACAAGTGCA ATGAGACAGATGAGACAGATGTTCTGTCTGTGAGGCTGGCCATCCAGTCCACCGCCATCGAGGGGGAAAGTGTGATTCTGCAGTGCAGCGGGGCAGGAGGAAACCAGAACGGCGTcacctggaggaaggacggccTGGTGCTCACCCAGGGTCCCCGCATCACCGTGGCCGAGGGCCTGCTGGAGATCAGCCCGCTCGAGCAAGGAGACGAAGGGGACTACAGCTGCACTCTGGCCACCGAAGCGACCGCGGAGACCGCCACAGCCACACTCACGGTGTACT aTAAATGTCTCACCTTGGGCGGTTTGATAGGGATTGTGATTGCCTGTTTCATCGTCCTTGGGGCTCTCTGTATTTCCATCTGGCTGCTGGTTACACAGAGaag aTAG
- the LOC105901620 gene encoding uncharacterized protein LOC105901620 isoform X1, giving the protein MFLCFRDTFSKNGQPTLVPKPDSSAPIGTARRMSRNDITRINRLYKCNETDETDVLSVRLAIQSTAIEGESVILQCSGAGGNQNGVTWRKDGLVLTQGPRITVAEGLLEISPLEQGDEGDYSCTLATEATAETATATLTVYYKCLTLGGLIGIVIACFIVLGALCISIWLLVTQRRYFYLYFFYFWIYVFK; this is encoded by the exons ATGTTCTTGTGTTTCAGAGATACTTTTTCCAAGAACGGACAGCCAACCCTGGTGCCCAAACCCGATTCCAGCGCTCCCATAGGGACAGCTCGAAGAATGAGCAGGAATGACATCACCCGAATCAACAGGCTTTACAAGTGCA ATGAGACAGATGAGACAGATGTTCTGTCTGTGAGGCTGGCCATCCAGTCCACCGCCATCGAGGGGGAAAGTGTGATTCTGCAGTGCAGCGGGGCAGGAGGAAACCAGAACGGCGTcacctggaggaaggacggccTGGTGCTCACCCAGGGTCCCCGCATCACCGTGGCCGAGGGCCTGCTGGAGATCAGCCCGCTCGAGCAAGGAGACGAAGGGGACTACAGCTGCACTCTGGCCACCGAAGCGACCGCGGAGACCGCCACAGCCACACTCACGGTGTACT aTAAATGTCTCACCTTGGGCGGTTTGATAGGGATTGTGATTGCCTGTTTCATCGTCCTTGGGGCTCTCTGTATTTCCATCTGGCTGCTGGTTACACAGAGaaggtatttttatttatattttttttatttttggatatACGTATTTAAATGA